In Chitinophaga varians, the following are encoded in one genomic region:
- a CDS encoding TolB family protein → MKTTILSLILLCFLVLPMACSKDKNGGIAGGGGQGILYYAAFKGFMKLDLRSGQQQQLIDIGSMSHQERFDVSRDGAEIVAYEESLSSDQVRFTIYNNSGQVAASFQVRQYVNGVPRISPDKSKVAVIWQPASTYPRKFVAVFTRSGQQVAGFEGASDYAWLPDGRLVMTASGGFYLSNPQLTSASRIADVSRFADVPGQLDVSPDGASVLFTSNYHVWVMNLDGSGMRQLTTSDVKEWYPAWSADGKKIFFTLDWSGNCKEVRVMDVPGQTVSIDPHSDAVAPRVLSDNNRICSASRPMVR, encoded by the coding sequence ATGAAAACGACCATTCTTTCATTGATCCTGCTGTGTTTCCTGGTTTTACCGATGGCCTGTTCAAAAGACAAAAACGGCGGTATTGCCGGAGGCGGGGGCCAGGGAATACTTTATTATGCCGCCTTTAAGGGGTTCATGAAACTGGACCTGCGCAGCGGACAGCAGCAGCAGTTGATAGACATCGGCAGTATGTCGCACCAGGAGCGTTTTGATGTAAGTCGCGATGGCGCTGAAATAGTTGCTTATGAAGAAAGCCTGTCATCCGACCAGGTGCGCTTCACCATTTATAACAACAGCGGGCAGGTGGCGGCTTCCTTTCAGGTGAGGCAGTATGTCAATGGCGTTCCGCGGATTTCTCCCGACAAAAGTAAAGTGGCTGTTATCTGGCAGCCGGCCAGCACTTACCCCCGCAAATTTGTGGCGGTGTTTACCCGTAGCGGGCAGCAGGTAGCTGGTTTTGAAGGGGCGTCAGATTATGCCTGGCTGCCGGATGGCCGGTTGGTGATGACGGCGTCCGGTGGTTTTTACCTGAGCAATCCGCAGCTGACCAGTGCTTCCCGTATTGCAGACGTGAGCCGGTTCGCTGACGTGCCCGGGCAGCTGGATGTCAGTCCTGACGGGGCGTCGGTACTGTTTACGAGTAACTATCATGTCTGGGTGATGAACCTTGACGGCAGTGGCATGCGGCAGCTGACCACCAGCGATGTAAAGGAGTGGTACCCTGCATGGTCTGCCGATGGGAAAAAGATTTTCTTTACCCTGGACTGGAGTGGTAACTGTAAAGAGGTCCGGGTAATGGATGTGCCGGGGCAGACAGTCTCCATTGATCCGCATTCAGACGCGGTGGCGCCGCGGGTGCTGTCGGATAATAATCGTATATGCAGTGCCAGCCGGCCGATGGTGAGGTGA